From the Halocalculus aciditolerans genome, the window ATGGTGGGTGACGGCGTGAACGACGCACCGGCACTGGCGACGGCGACGCTCGGGATCGCGATGGGTGGCGCCGGGACCGACGTTGCCCTCGAAACGGCTGACGTCGTCTTGATGGGCGACGACATCGGGAAGATCCCCTACGTGCTCGGACTCGGTCGCAGGACGCGCCGGACGTTGACGGTCAATCTCACAATCGCCTTCGGTGCGATCGCCCTGATGGTTGGGACGATTCTGTTGCGAGGCATCCCCCTGCCGCTGGCCGTGGTCGGCCACGAGGGGTCCACCGTCCTCGTTTCACTGAACGGGCTTCGGTTACTCGGATTCCGTGAATAACGGTCGCTGAGGGCTTCGAACGGACCGATCAGCAACAGCTGGTGTCGTCGGGAGTCCACTCACACGCATTGCCGGTAGTAAGATTGTGTTCGTCGATATATGCGGAGAGACAGGCGTAGTTACAGAAGTACTTGGGCGAGCCACAGTCATCATCGCAGTCGCGGACGCAGATGGGGTCGTGGTCGAAGATTTGGGATTCACAGTACGCACACGTCTCGTCTGTTTCGGGTGTTGAGACGGTCGTCGACATACTCGTGTCGAGGAGGCTCTCACGGATAACGTTTCCTCGGGCTGTACTGAGTGATGCCAATTACCAGTCCGCATTATCACCCACAGATGTCCCCCGCAGAGCTGTAAAGCCGCCCGTCACAGTTCCTCAGCTCCTGGTTCGCGTCACCCGTCGATATCCTTCGTACAGGGCCGGTAATCCGAGCGGAAGTGCGAGGAACCCGAACCCGAGAAGGGCATATCGGTCTGTATCCTGGTGTCGCATGACGAGGAGCGTCGTGACTATGCCGAATAGCGCAATTGTGTATGCCGTGTTGCTCCAGAGCACGTCGTAGGTCGAACAGTACAGCCAGCAAACGAACGTGTAGGCTGGGGCGTTCCAAGTCGGAGGATGGAGTTTCGGCCAGAAGAACCGGCAGTACGTGGTCCAGCCCAGCATCGCCAGGGTCGGCAACCCGACGAGCCACACCGCTGCTCCACGGCTCCTGTCGCCGTATCGCCGGTATCCGGCGAGGAAGAGTGCGGGGAAGCAGAAAACCCACAGCCAGATGCCGATAGTGTAGGTCACTGGCCAGTGCTCGATGCGGGGCTGTGTAATCGGTAATCGTAGAGACTCGGGCAGCGTCGCCCACGGGAACGAGGGGTCGGGAACGGGATTCGTGAGGAACGCGACCAGACAGAGTCCCGTCCCGACGAGGAGTCCGTACAGTCCCAGCGTCGTGTATCGGTCAAGCCACGCTGGAAGATGCGGACGCGTCGAATGCTGACGACTGTCGGCGATTCCGGTCATCGTTCAAGTTTCGCGGGTGGAAATCAGGTATCTCGTTCGAGTGCTTCGCGTCGCTGTTCGTATTCCTCGTCGGTCAGCTCTCCGCGGGCGTAGGCGAGCCGGAGCTCTTCGAGGGCTTGGTCTGAGCTACTCTCACTTCCCGTAATCGCACGGTAGATGAGGTAGCCACCGCCGAGGAGGGCAGCGAGGAACAGTAACTGCATCACGATGCCGACGATGAACATCCAGCCAGGCATCGTCCCGTCACCCCACATGTGACCGCCCCACATCCCGCCCATCATTGGGCCGAACCCCATCATCCCGAAGCCCATGAAGAACAGTGGGACGATGAATACGGCGCCGATGATAACGAGGAGGAGCGTAACAAGTCGCGTGTCGTCTGAATTTGTCGGCATATTGTAATCCCTCCGTGAGTTTGGGTCTCAAGTAATACTACGTCCTAACTATTCAATGCGGTTGTGCCTTCGACCTGCGTGTTCTACCCGCCGCTAATCTTTTGAATTCATACTTACCGCGGCTCTAACCCGAACTATCTGAAGGAAAACTGCAAAAGATGATCCGCACGATGATACATCTATGCAGGTGACGATGGTCGAGGGCATCTTCGAAGCCCTCCGAATCGGTGTCGGGTTCCTCTGGACGGCGGCGTGGGCGATCATTATGGGTCTCACGATCACGAGTCTCGTCCAGGTCTACGTCTCCAAGGAGCGA encodes:
- a CDS encoding SHOCT domain-containing protein, which translates into the protein MPTNSDDTRLVTLLLVIIGAVFIVPLFFMGFGMMGFGPMMGGMWGGHMWGDGTMPGWMFIVGIVMQLLFLAALLGGGYLIYRAITGSESSSDQALEELRLAYARGELTDEEYEQRREALERDT